In one window of Pseudochaenichthys georgianus chromosome 5, fPseGeo1.2, whole genome shotgun sequence DNA:
- the glt8d1 gene encoding glycosyltransferase 8 domain-containing protein 1: protein MKRVNLIILVLLAVAFLIIVERNLLNLSDILHLENPDAGIVLPFESEVSPDLRLETVRKGEEIPVLITAAEERLGAVVAAMNSVYQNSKANVVFTIVTLNDTVDHLNEWLTKTRLKNVKYKIVIFKPELLKGKISKDPQTLEAVKSLTFARYYLPAYLPEAEKAIYLDDDIIVQGDIQELYESNLKPGHAAAFSNDCDSASSKGFVRGAGNQNSYIGFLDFKKDAIKKLSMRANTCSFNPGVIIANLTEWRNQNVTQQLEHWMELNTQEDLYSNSLAESITTPPLLIVFYKRHSMIDPMWHVRHLGSTGAGNRYSPQFVRAAKLLHWNGHYKPWERTSSFSDVWDKWFIPDPTGKFNPVRQHAED, encoded by the exons ATGAAGAGAG TAAACTTGATCATCCTTGTGCTGCTTGCTGTTGCCTTCCTGATCATAGTTGAACGAAACCTCCTCAACCTAAGTGACATTTTACATTTGGAAAATCCAG ATGCAGGGATAGTTCTTCCCTTTGAATCCGAGGTGTCTCCAGACCTTAGACTAGAGACAGtgaggaaaggagaggagatCCCTGTCCTCATCACTGCTGCTGAGGAAAGATTGGGGGCGGTGGTTGCTGCCATGAACAGTGTTTACCAGAACAGTAAAGCCAATGTTGTGTTTACCATAGTGACTCTGAATGACACGGTGGATCACCTAAA TGAGTGGCTTACAAAGACACGGCTAAAAAATGTCAAATATAAGATTGTTATTTTCAAGCCTGAGCTCCTCAAAGGGAAGATATCTAAAGATCCTCAGACTCTGGAAGCTGTCAAATCG TTGACCTTTGCCAGATATTATCTACCTGCATACCTACCTGAGGCAGAGAAAGCTATCTATTTGGATGATGATATTATTGTACAAG GGGACATTCAGGAGCTTTATGAAAGTAACCTCAAACCAGGACACGCAGCTGCATTTTCTAATGACTGTGATTCAGCATCTTCTAAGGGTTTCGTTCGAGGGGCTGGAAATCAG AATAGCTATATAGGTTTCCTGGATTTCAAGAAGGACGCTATTAAGAAGCTAAGCATGAGGGCTAACACATGCTCCTTCAACCCCGGGGTCATCATCGCCAACCTGACGGAGTGGAGGAACCAGAACGTCACCCAGCAGCTGGAGCACTGGATGGAGCTGAACACACA GGAGGATCTGTACAGTAACTCGCTGGCAGAGAGTATCACCACCCCTCCACTCCTCATTGTTTTCTACAAACGCCACTCCATGATCGACCCGATGTGGCACGTCAGGCACCTTG GCTCTACAGGTGCTGGAAACCGTTACTCCCCACAGTTTGTGAGAGCTGCCAAACTCCTCCACTGGAATGGACACTACAAGCCCTGGGAGAGAACATCCTCCTTTTCTGACGTGTGGGACAAGTGGTTCATACCCGACCCCACAGGAAAATTCAATCCAGTCCGTCAACACGCAGAAGACTGA
- the LOC139432874 gene encoding guanine nucleotide-binding protein-like 3 — protein MDLHLSVGGVSAHEAVRTQFKQWDHSRIMLQYNVPDFRNSLEFLTLLAKKRGYLQKGGIPNAEQASTAFLGDWTGAKLSYHCKASENRDLPAYMPSRQYRLNL, from the exons ATGGATTTGCATCTATCTGTTGGCGGGGTCAGCGCGCACGAGGCGGTCCGGACTCAGTTCAAACAGTGGGACCACAGCCGG ATCATGCTTCAATATAATGTCCCCGACTTCAGAAACTCCCTGGAGTTTTTGACGTTGTTGGCCAAGAAGCGTGGATATCTTCAGAAGGGGGGGATCCCCAACGCAGAGCAGGCGTCCACGGCTTTCCTCGGTGACTGGACAGG agctaagctaagctatcaCTGCAAGGCATCGGAGAACCGCGACCTCCCAGCCTACATGCCAAGCCGGCAGTATAGGCTTAACCTCTAA
- the spcs1 gene encoding signal peptidase complex subunit 1, whose protein sequence is MLSIFKSIPSHMDYKGQKLAEQIFQGIILISAVIGFVYGLIIEQFGWTVYIVLAGFVVSCVLTLPPWPMYRQNPLSWQPIIPETSAEPSQKPQEALKKKKHK, encoded by the exons ATGCTGTCGATATTCAAATCCATCCCATCGCACATG GATTATAAAGGCCAGAAACTGGCTGAACAGATTTTCCAAGGAATAATACTCATCTCAGCG GTGATTGGATTTGTGTACGGTCTGATCATTGAACAGTTTGGATGGACAGTGTACATCGTCTTGGCTGGATTTGTGGTGTCCTGTGTG TTGACGCTGCCTCCATGGCCGATGTACAGACAGAATCCTCTGTCCTGGCAGCCAATTATTCCAGAGACCAGCGCGGAGCCAAGCCAAAAACCTCAGGAAGCCCTCAAGAAGAAGAAGCATAAATAA
- the LOC117446253 gene encoding guanine nucleotide-binding protein-like 3, with translation MKRPKLKKASKRVTCSKRYKIQKKVKDHTRKLRKELKKKGGASKRPKKDLGVPNSAPFKEEVLREAEQRRQEIDEIKDKKKQAKKVERAQKRKREKVTGKKETEPKAKKPLKEVVVVEQPEKEPGPDKGSKQYLCSELNKVIDASDVVIEVLDARDPMGCRCPQLEEAVLQRGGNKKLLLVLSKIDLVPKENVEKWIQCLQLEFPVVAFKASQQIQHKTVRARKSRIVASNEVLDRSRAAACSGNGCLSEFLSSYATKKENEAQLKVGVVGFPNVGKSSLINSMKGILACNAGVKRGITKSMQEVHILKNVKLIDSPGIMAAPSNPPASMALRSLQVEEGGVSAHEAVRTLLKQCDHSQIMLQYNVPDFRNSLEFLTLLAKKRGYLQKGGIPNAEQASTAFLDDWTGAKLSYHCKASENHDLPAYMSAAVVAEMQTGWDLNSLKTGNEGTLKDVKCPSQAGSIGLTSKGPTAGLLRVEDVTEEKPLLRVVEISVRKPADAASESAEQNDENRPEQTPEEATEANGTQAEEPPIKRNPGRVQFESVPVDMSGSAASTGDAYDFNTDFN, from the exons ATGAAGCGACCAA AGTTAAAGAAAGCAAGCAAGCGGGTGACATGCTCCAAACGctataaaatacagaaaaag GTCAAGGATCACACCAGAAAACTAAGAAAAGAGTTAAAGAAGAAAGGAGGAGCAAGCAAAAGGCCTAAGAAGGATCTCGGCGTGCCCAACAGCGCTCCCTTCAAAGAGGAGGTCCTCCGCGAGGCCGAGCAGAGAAGGCAAGAG ATTGACGaaataaaagacaaaaaaaaacaaGCAAAAAAAGTAGAGCGGGCCCAGAAGAGAAAAAGGGAGAAAGTTACCGGAAAAAAAGAAACGGAACCCAAAGCCAAGAAGCCTCTAAAG GAAGTAGTGGTTGTCGAACAGCCAGAGAAAGAACCCGGCCCAGACAAGGGCTCAAAACAGTACCTTTGCTCTGAATTAAATAAG GTAATTGATGCGTCTGACGTAGTAATAGAAGTGCTTGATGCACGTGATCCAATGGGGTGTCGGTGTCCACAGCTGGAGGAGGCGGTGCTGCAGAGGGGAGGCAACAAGAAACTGCTGTTGGTTTTAAGCAAAATAG ATCTGGTACCAAAGGAAAATGTGGAGAAGTGGATCCAGTGCTTACAGCTGGAGTTTCCAGTTGTGGCGTTCAAAGCATCACAACAGATCCAGCACAAAACAGTG CGAGCCAGGAAGAGCAGGATAGTAGCCTCCAATGAAGTCCTGGACAGATCCCGAGCAGCAGCCTGCTCTGGAAACGGCTGTCTCAGCGAATTCCTGTCAAGTTATGCTACTAAAAAAGAGAATGAGGCTCAACTCAAAGTGGGCGTAGTAG gttttcctaatgtgggaaaAAGCAGTCTCATCAACAGTATGAAGGGGATCCTCGCATGCAATGCTGGAGTCAAGAGAGGCATCACAAA ATCCATGCAGGAGGTGCACATCCTGAAGAACGTGAAGCTAATTGACAGCCCTGGCATCATGGCGGCGCCGTCCAACCCGCCAGCCTCCATGGCTCTGAGGAGCCTGCAGGTGGAGGAGGGGGGTGTCAGCGCGCATGAGGCGGTCCGGACTCTGCTCAAACAGTGTGACCACAGCCAG ATCATGCTTCAATATAATGTCCCCGACTTCAGAAACTCCCTGGAGTTTTTGACGTTGTTGGCCAAGAAGCGTGGATATCTTCAGAAGGGGGGGATCCCCAACGCAGAGCAGGCGTCCACGGCTTTCCTCGATGACTGGACAGG agctaagctaagctatcaCTGCAAGGCATCGGAGAACCACGACCTCCCAGCCTACATGTCCGCTGCTGTTGTGGCTGAGATGCAGACCGGCTGGGATCTGAACAGTCTAAAAACGGGCAACGAGGGAACTCTGAAAG ATGTAAAATGTCCAAGCCAAGCCGGCAGTATAGGCTTAACCTCTAAGGGCCCGACTGCAGGCCTACTGAGGGTTGAGGACGTCACTGAGGAAAAACCCCTGCTGAGAGTTGTTGAAATCTCTGTAAGAAAACCTGCTGATGCAGCCTCAGAGAGCGCGGAGCAGAATGATGAGAATCGG CCTGAGCAGACTCCAGAGGAGGCAACAGAGGCAAATGGGACACAAGCAGAGGAGCCTCCTATTAAAA GAAACCCAGGCCGTGTGCAGTTTGAGTCTGTCCCCGTCGACATGAGCGGCTCTGCGGCTTCAACAGGAGACGCCTATGACTTCAACACAGACTTTAACTGA
- the nek4 gene encoding serine/threonine-protein kinase Nek4: MNNYIFIRVVGKGSYGEVNLVKNKTDRKQYVIKKLNLTTSSKRERRSAEQEAQLLSQLRHPNIVTYRESWEGDDCQLYIAMGFCEGGDLYHRLKQQKGELLPERQVVEWFVQIAMALQYLHERNILHRDLKTQNIFLTKTNIIKVGDLGIARVLENQNDMASTLIGTPYYMSPELFSNKPYNHKSDVWALGCCVYEMSTLKHAFNAKDMNSLVYRIVEGKLPQMPSRYDPQLGDLIKSMLCKRPEDRPDVKLILRQPYIKRQIAMFLEATKEKTAKSRKKAEGGSGDCGANSGPSGVSSQPKPERSPQHAPPARAKRKEEKSQHKVWNGVADHSPVQKPPSPKPPSPDALIASMATISNINIDVQCQEDEDVMKRQVQGPPSAVSHHRGGNEPVTHSVHRDSQGRGKPDPTPPPPPAKPPLKSVSGVGSQGAKERMEPNGLLGNHPQAAPNLVDTFSVIEKQMSDVDNKDDTMELLKEADLQSPKLEAEREEALSTPERRSAHKTNKENIEVNMDDKDDTITLLKGAPTKHNTPDIQESLESTEKLLEPFPPKLEPVLEESPSPASKPGQTPPYPTPLFLSSEPSVSQQHRGRDVRRTLGDQAKVAASRPLPPLPVESTAVERTKRSRRSTEGKKSSAAATSTSVSSSKDGFLPLPLDRPLTARERRRLRQSQEVSSHTDVSAVRRASYDVTSTKEEHHNSPYTRSVSASFTEINCKQDKLPEQRSDEDECSSSTSSTERLEGDCREKKTDSGDMHDLVNMMTQTLRMDIGDGVTEVDKGGFSSTSLPEFKLNMKYRDTLVLHGKAREDAENLSLGEIPIGSSSGPAKIRRAIEKLRTDVVKGLGVKLLDRVLEIMEVEDDTKRELCLRDQMGDEKYQAYAVMVRQLKFFEDIAVNG; encoded by the exons ATGAATAATTATATTTTCATCAGGGTCGTCGGGAAAGGGAGCTATGGGGAGGTGAACTTGGTGAAGAACAAAACAGACAGAAAACAG TATGTCATTAAGAAGCTGAATTTAACCACCTCCTCGAAGCGGGAGCGGCGTTCTGCAGAGCAGGAGGCACAGCTTCTTTCCCAGCTGCGACATCCCAACATTGTGACGTACAGGGAGTCTTGGGAAGGAGATGACTGCCAGCTGTACATTGCCATGGGTTTCTGTGAAGGCGGTGACCTTTACCACCGACTCAAACAGCAAAAGGGCGAACTGTTACCTGAGAGGCAGGTGGTGGAGTGGTTTGTCCAGATAGCCATGGCTCTCCAG TACTTGCATGAGAGGAACATTCTTCACCGGGACCTTAAAACACAAAACATCTTCCTGACAAAGACCAACATCATCAAAGTTGGAGACCTTGGCATCGCACGGGTGTTGGAGAACCAGAATGACATGGCCAGCACTCTCATAGGGACCCCTTACTACATGAGTCCAGAGCTCTTCTCTAATAAACCCTATAACCACAAG TCAGATGTATGGGCCctgggctgctgtgtgtatgaaATGTCCACACTGAAACATGCCTTCAATGCAAAGGACATGAACTCGCTGGTTTATCGCATCGTAGAAGGAAAG CTGCCACAGATGCCCAGCAGGTATGACCCCCAGCTGGGAGACCTGATCAAGAGCATGCTGTGTAAGAGACCTGAAGACAGGCCTGATGTCAAACTGATCCTCCGACAGCCCTACATCAAACGACAAATTGCAATGTTCCTCGAGGCCACTAAAGA AAAAACTGCCAAGTCCAGAAAGAAAGCTGAGGGGGGCAGTGGGGATTGTGGTGCCAATAGTGGACCGTCTGGGGTGTCATCTCAGCCAAAACCTGAGAGAAGTCCCCAGCATGCACCTCCAGCCAGGGCCAAACGG AAAGAAGAGAAATCACAACACAAAGTTTGGAACGGCGTCGCAGATCATTCTCCGGTCCAAAAACCTCCATCACCCAAACCTCCTTCCCCTGACGCTCTCATTGCATCCATGGCAACCATCAGCAACATCAATATTGATGTCCAATGTCAGGAGGATGAGGACGTGATGAAGAGGCAGGTGCAGGGGCCCCCGTCCGCTGTGTCTCATCACCGTGGAGGGAATGAACCCGTGACTCACAGTGTGCACAGAGACAGCCAGGGGAGAGGGAAACCAGATCCcactcccccccctccccctgctAAGCCCCCTCTGAAGTCTGTATCAGGTGTTGGCAGTCAGGGAGCAAAAGAGAGGATGGAACCCAATGGATTGTTGGGTAATCATCCACAGGCTGCACCAAACCTTGTGGATACATTTTCTGTGATTGAGAAACAGATGTCAGATGTGGATAATAAGGATGACACCATGGAGTTACTTAAAGAGGCTGACCTGCAGAGCCCAAAGCTGGAAGCTGAGAGAGAGGAGGCTCTTTCTACACCTGAGAGGAGATCTGCACACAAAACGAATAAAGAAAACATCGAAGTTAATATGGACGATAAAGATGACACCATTACCCTGCTGAAGGGAGCTCCGACCAAACACAATACCCCTGACATCCAA gAAAGCCTAGAATCTACTGAAAAGCTGTTAGAGCCGTTCCCTCCAAAACTG GAGCCTGTTCTGGAAGAATCTCCCTCACCAGCCAGTAAGCCGGGTCAGACCCCTCCGTACCCAACTCCCCTGTTCCTCTCATCAGAACCGTCTGTGTCGCAGCAGCACAGAGGCAGGGACGTTAGACGGACACTTGGGGATCAGGCAAAG GTGGCTGCTTCTAGACCTTTACCTCCACTCCCTGTTGAGAGCACAGCCGTGGAGAGGAcgaagaggagcaggaggagcacAGAGGGCAAGAAATCCAGTGCAGCTGCCACCTCCACCTCAGTGAGCTCCTCGAAGGACGGGTTCTTACCGCTGCCGCTG GATCGTCCTCTCACTGCCAGAGAGAGGAGAAGACTGAGGCAGTCCCAGGAGGTTTCCAGCCATACAG ACGTTAGTGCTGTGAGAAGGGCATCTTATGATGTCACTTCCACCAAGGAGGAGCACCACAACTCTCCATACACCAGATCTGTTTCAGCATCTTTCACTGAGATCAACTGTAAG CAGGATAAGTTGCCGGAGCAAAGGTCAGATGAAGACGAGTGCAGCTCATCCACAAGTTCCACAGAACGTTTGGAGGGAGACTGCAGGGAAAA GAAGACCGATTCAGGTGACATGCACGATTTAGTCAACATGATGACCCAAACTTTGAGAATGGATATTGGGGACGGTGTGACTGAGGTGGACAAAGGTGGATTTAGCTCTACCTCGTTGCCAGAATTCAAACTGAACATGAAGTACAGAGACACCCTGGTGCTTCATGGGAAGGCTCGAGAGGATGCGGAGAACTTGTCACTCGGTGAAATACCAATCg GCTCGTCGTCTGGTCCAGCCAAGATCAGGAGAGCCATAGAGAAACTGAGGACAGATGTGGTGAAGGGTCTGGGGGTCAAGCTGCTGGACAGGGTCCTGGAAATCATGGAGGTGGAGGACGACACCAAACGAGAG CTGTGCCTTCGAGATCAGATGGGAGATGAGAAGTACCAAGCCTATGCTGTGATGGTGAGGCAGCTGAAATTCTTTGAGGATATTGCCGTCAATGGCTAG